The Gemmata palustris genome includes a region encoding these proteins:
- the pruA gene encoding L-glutamate gamma-semialdehyde dehydrogenase produces the protein MANDLDERTKQYGREIFARLDRQGPVLFTRAWLEDKLMGLGMHDPALKVQLFRFVDTLPYLKQPAEVSRHLREYLGEAKDELPWWARWGTRLIPNSGILGQGLAFASQRGAEQMARKFIAGSNVGEAVEAVRAMRDRRLAFTIDLLGEATITEVEADHVQKQYLDLLTGLTREVNAWPEEPTIDRDDRGPIPRVNVSVKLSALFSQFDPIDPEGTSRAVCRRLRPILSLAKQTGAFVNFDMEQHSFKDVTLKIFRDILTEPEFRDWPSVGIAIQAYLKDTEADLHALLDWAKNVRKTPVWIRLVKGAYWDYETVIAAQNHWPVPVFTKKWESDANFEKLTEFLLANVEWLIPAFGSHNIRSISHAMAVAEKLGVPPRRYEFQMLYGMADAIKESIQSLGQRVRIYTPYGQLLPGMAYLVRRLLENSSNDSFLRQGFSEGLSEEVLLTDPATNRRALPAESPNIPTTSMTATHPPAHTESTNHAPAPVSGAPAAFINEPLTDFSVEANRVAMKAALDQVRAEFGRTYPIVIDNKPLPVTKTLDRENPSRKSELIGKVAMANVEQAKLAVKSCLTAFDTWRDTSVETRAKLLRDVAEQFRKRRFELSAWIVYETGKPWRESDADVAEAIDFCEYYAVEMLKLGATQHRDVPGEDNRYFYEPRGVSVIIAPWNFPLAILAGMATAAIVSGNTVILKPAEQSGIIGAKLMECLQAAGVPPGVANFLPGDGEEIGPTLVQHPDVALIAFTGSLKVALLINEQASKTPGGQNFVKKVIAEMGGKNAVIVDSDADLDEAVKGVVDSAFGFGGQKCSAGSRAIVLDGIYDQFLNRLVEATKSLAVKAADDPGCSLGPVIDAEARGRILKFIEAGKKEAKLAHQTDLGALMEQGHFIPPTIFANVPENAGIAQEEIFGPVLSVIRAKDLDDALRIANGTRYALTGGCYSRSPSHLEKVKRKFRVGNLYINRKCTGALVDRQPFGGFKLSGIGSKAGGPDYLLQFVLPRTITENQMRRGFAPETGTGE, from the coding sequence GGCTAACGACCTCGACGAGCGCACCAAACAATACGGCCGCGAAATCTTCGCCCGGCTCGACCGACAGGGGCCGGTGCTGTTCACGCGCGCCTGGCTCGAAGACAAACTCATGGGTTTGGGGATGCACGACCCCGCCCTCAAGGTGCAACTGTTCCGCTTCGTGGACACACTGCCGTACTTGAAGCAGCCCGCGGAGGTGTCGCGGCACTTGCGCGAGTATCTGGGCGAAGCGAAAGACGAGTTACCCTGGTGGGCGCGGTGGGGCACGCGACTCATCCCGAATAGTGGCATTTTGGGGCAGGGGCTCGCGTTCGCATCACAGCGCGGCGCGGAGCAGATGGCCCGGAAATTCATCGCCGGGTCGAACGTGGGGGAGGCCGTCGAAGCCGTTCGCGCGATGCGCGACCGCCGGCTGGCGTTCACCATTGATTTGCTGGGCGAAGCCACGATCACCGAAGTCGAAGCGGATCACGTTCAGAAGCAGTATTTGGACTTGCTCACGGGTTTAACGCGCGAAGTCAATGCGTGGCCCGAAGAGCCGACCATCGACCGCGACGACCGCGGGCCGATCCCGCGCGTGAACGTGTCGGTGAAGCTGTCCGCGCTGTTCAGCCAGTTCGACCCGATCGACCCGGAAGGGACGTCGCGGGCCGTGTGTCGGCGCCTGCGGCCGATCCTAAGTTTGGCGAAGCAGACCGGCGCGTTCGTCAACTTCGACATGGAGCAGCACAGCTTCAAGGACGTCACGCTGAAGATCTTCCGCGACATCCTCACGGAGCCGGAGTTCCGCGACTGGCCGAGTGTCGGGATCGCGATTCAGGCGTACTTGAAGGATACTGAGGCCGATCTCCACGCGCTGCTCGACTGGGCGAAGAACGTTCGCAAAACGCCGGTGTGGATTCGCTTGGTGAAGGGCGCGTACTGGGACTACGAAACCGTGATCGCGGCGCAGAATCACTGGCCGGTCCCGGTGTTCACGAAGAAGTGGGAATCGGACGCCAACTTCGAGAAACTGACCGAGTTCCTGCTCGCGAACGTGGAGTGGCTGATCCCCGCGTTCGGGTCGCACAACATTCGGAGCATCTCGCACGCGATGGCGGTGGCCGAGAAGCTCGGCGTCCCGCCGCGCCGGTACGAGTTCCAGATGCTCTACGGCATGGCCGACGCGATCAAGGAATCGATCCAGTCGCTCGGTCAGCGGGTCCGCATCTACACGCCCTACGGTCAACTGCTCCCCGGCATGGCGTATCTCGTCCGCCGGCTGCTCGAGAACTCGTCGAACGATTCGTTCTTGCGGCAGGGCTTCTCCGAGGGCTTGTCGGAAGAAGTGCTGCTCACGGACCCGGCGACCAATCGGCGCGCGCTGCCCGCCGAATCCCCCAACATCCCAACCACATCCATGACCGCAACGCATCCGCCCGCACACACCGAAAGCACCAATCACGCACCGGCCCCCGTGAGCGGCGCGCCCGCCGCGTTTATCAACGAGCCGCTCACCGACTTCTCCGTGGAAGCGAATCGCGTGGCGATGAAGGCCGCGCTCGATCAGGTTCGCGCGGAGTTCGGCCGCACGTACCCCATCGTAATTGACAACAAGCCGCTGCCGGTCACGAAGACGCTCGATCGCGAGAACCCGTCGCGCAAGTCGGAACTGATCGGCAAGGTCGCAATGGCCAACGTCGAGCAGGCGAAGCTCGCGGTGAAGTCGTGCCTCACGGCGTTCGACACTTGGCGCGACACGAGCGTCGAAACTCGCGCCAAGCTGCTCCGCGACGTGGCCGAGCAGTTCCGCAAGCGCCGGTTCGAGCTGTCCGCGTGGATCGTGTACGAGACCGGCAAGCCGTGGCGCGAGTCCGATGCGGACGTGGCGGAAGCCATCGACTTCTGCGAATACTACGCGGTCGAAATGCTGAAGCTCGGCGCGACGCAGCACCGCGACGTTCCGGGCGAGGACAACCGGTACTTCTACGAGCCGCGCGGCGTGTCCGTAATCATCGCACCGTGGAACTTCCCGCTCGCGATTCTCGCGGGTATGGCGACCGCCGCGATCGTCAGCGGGAACACGGTCATTCTCAAGCCCGCGGAACAGTCCGGGATCATCGGCGCGAAGCTGATGGAGTGCCTCCAGGCTGCGGGCGTTCCCCCAGGGGTCGCGAATTTCCTGCCCGGGGACGGCGAAGAAATCGGGCCGACGCTCGTGCAGCACCCGGATGTGGCGCTGATCGCGTTCACCGGGTCGCTGAAGGTCGCGCTGCTCATCAACGAGCAGGCCTCGAAGACGCCCGGCGGTCAGAACTTCGTGAAGAAGGTCATCGCCGAGATGGGCGGCAAGAACGCGGTCATCGTGGACTCGGACGCGGACCTCGACGAAGCGGTGAAGGGCGTGGTCGATTCGGCGTTCGGGTTCGGTGGGCAGAAGTGCTCGGCCGGGTCGCGTGCGATCGTGCTGGACGGCATCTATGACCAGTTCCTGAACCGGCTCGTGGAAGCGACGAAGTCACTCGCGGTGAAGGCCGCGGACGATCCGGGGTGCTCGCTCGGTCCGGTCATTGATGCCGAGGCCCGGGGCCGCATCCTGAAGTTCATCGAAGCGGGTAAGAAAGAGGCGAAACTCGCGCACCAGACCGACCTCGGCGCGCTGATGGAGCAGGGGCACTTCATCCCGCCGACGATCTTCGCGAACGTGCCGGAGAATGCCGGGATCGCACAAGAAGAGATCTTCGGGCCGGTGCTGTCGGTGATCCGCGCGAAGGACCTGGACGACGCGCTTCGCATCGCGAACGGCACGCGGTACGCGCTCACGGGCGGGTGCTACAGCCGCAGCCCGAGCCACCTCGAAAAGGTGAAGCGGAAGTTCCGCGTGGGCAACCTGTACATCAACCGCAAATGCACCGGCGCGCTGGTGGACCGGCAACCGTTCGGGGGCTTCAAGCTCAGCGGGATCGGCTCGAAGGCCGGCGGCCCGGACTACCTGCTCCAGTTCGTGCTCCCGCGCACGATCACCGAGAACCAGATGCGCCGCGGGTTCGCCCCGGAAACGGGCACGGGGGAGTGA
- a CDS encoding TIGR02996 domain-containing protein, producing the protein MNEREALLRAICDNPDDDTPRLVFADWLQEHGDEAQAEFIRTQIAVARGSTDTVLKERESVLLAAHGEKWSEPLRSLGFALVAYQKPTLRSFQGIEYRRGFPYGVQINEEKEAFADRAVELFRCAPIQRIAFYHQWDYHKLAACSKLLQVRELSLDRSGYETPELAVFFGSKFLKNLVRLELIADDDNGHLELDGIELLSKTRSLPALRHLDLSHNWCNWESADGTDWIAKLLKGRLVKRLESLWLRSTLLASTGVELLVSSKQLNSVRHLNLSGNCISPRGLQILASSPNLQSLSVLDLRENRYDDDDGPEFTNCPPETRQLLETRFGNGLLLDGEQEPHPLP; encoded by the coding sequence ATGAACGAACGCGAAGCCTTGTTGCGCGCGATCTGCGACAACCCCGATGATGATACCCCGCGCCTCGTGTTCGCCGACTGGCTTCAAGAGCACGGCGACGAAGCGCAGGCGGAGTTCATCCGCACGCAGATTGCGGTGGCCCGTGGGAGTACGGACACTGTCTTGAAGGAACGCGAAAGCGTACTACTTGCCGCGCATGGCGAAAAGTGGTCGGAGCCGCTGAGATCGCTTGGCTTCGCTCTAGTGGCATACCAGAAACCCACGCTCCGAAGTTTCCAGGGCATTGAGTATCGACGTGGGTTCCCTTACGGCGTGCAAATCAATGAGGAGAAAGAAGCATTCGCGGATCGTGCGGTCGAGTTGTTCCGTTGCGCGCCAATTCAGCGGATCGCCTTCTACCATCAGTGGGACTACCACAAACTTGCGGCGTGTTCCAAACTCCTTCAGGTGCGGGAACTCAGCCTCGACAGGTCTGGGTATGAAACCCCTGAGTTGGCGGTTTTCTTCGGCTCGAAGTTCCTCAAGAATCTGGTGCGTCTTGAGTTAATCGCCGACGATGATAACGGGCATTTGGAGCTAGACGGTATCGAACTTCTGAGTAAAACTCGAAGCCTGCCCGCGCTGCGGCATCTCGACCTTTCGCACAATTGGTGCAACTGGGAATCTGCTGACGGAACCGATTGGATTGCGAAACTGCTGAAAGGGCGACTCGTTAAAAGGCTGGAATCTCTGTGGCTTCGGAGCACCTTATTGGCTTCTACAGGTGTCGAATTACTCGTCTCCTCGAAACAGCTCAACTCCGTTCGGCATTTGAATCTGTCTGGCAATTGCATCAGCCCCCGAGGGTTGCAGATACTGGCGTCATCACCAAATCTGCAATCGCTCTCTGTTCTCGATTTACGTGAGAACCGCTACGACGATGATGACGGTCCTGAGTTCACGAACTGCCCACCAGAAACGCGGCAACTCCTCGAAACTCGGTTCGGCAACGGCCTCTTGCTCGACGGAGAGCAAGAGCCGCACCCACTCCCCTAA
- a CDS encoding OB-fold protein, which yields MVDDYNRDDRRRGGSDERYDRARRFERARRRYDEEYRTPRKETSTLGVIAFVMGLLALVISLIPCFGAFAIFAGGIPLVLALASVLIARGSNQKMGFPVAATAVSGSAVAFSLMWLAVIGSMMDNRAAKRPAPPLPVPPPPQVRVNPPLKKPDENKLDDEKFQKQLLEDLAKDRIKERIRNGPGEPVTAGTLETDYLTNVVAAESRYKDKVLEVTGKVVRVIREDGKLQYLLELDTGEPTKTVNCEFNEQTKHPLTSIKRGQEVKVRGQCVGRVDAFVTLKDCVLAK from the coding sequence ATGGTAGACGACTACAACCGAGACGACCGCCGGCGCGGGGGCAGCGACGAACGGTACGACCGTGCCCGGCGCTTCGAGCGAGCGCGCCGGCGCTACGACGAGGAGTATCGCACCCCGCGCAAGGAGACGAGTACCCTCGGCGTCATCGCGTTCGTTATGGGCCTCTTGGCGCTTGTTATCAGCCTGATTCCGTGCTTCGGCGCGTTCGCGATTTTCGCGGGCGGAATCCCACTGGTGCTCGCGCTCGCGTCCGTTCTGATCGCCCGGGGCTCCAATCAGAAGATGGGCTTCCCCGTTGCGGCCACAGCTGTGAGTGGAAGCGCGGTCGCGTTCTCGTTGATGTGGCTCGCGGTCATTGGGTCCATGATGGACAACAGAGCCGCCAAGCGGCCCGCCCCTCCGCTCCCCGTGCCGCCTCCCCCCCAAGTGCGAGTGAACCCGCCCCTCAAGAAGCCGGACGAGAACAAGCTCGACGACGAGAAGTTCCAGAAGCAACTGCTCGAAGACCTCGCGAAGGATCGCATCAAGGAACGGATTCGCAACGGCCCGGGCGAGCCGGTGACGGCCGGAACGCTTGAAACGGATTACCTCACGAACGTGGTCGCGGCGGAATCGCGGTACAAGGACAAGGTGCTCGAAGTCACCGGTAAAGTGGTGCGCGTGATCCGCGAGGACGGCAAATTGCAGTACCTCCTCGAACTCGACACGGGCGAACCGACCAAGACGGTGAACTGCGAATTCAACGAGCAAACGAAGCACCCGCTCACTTCGATCAAGCGCGGCCAGGAGGTGAAGGTACGCGGGCAGTGCGTCGGGCGCGTCGATGCCTTCGTGACGCTCAAAGATTGCGTTCTGGCGAAGTGA
- a CDS encoding Mpo1-like protein encodes MSYRFPIARKMLALAGRARRNWLDRHQTPANYWIHMLGIPLAFAGLPLLFVAEWYWGAGAIVAGYLLQWIGHRIEGNDVGEFIPVKRLLGLPVVAIAPQHKPRALPAPAVRE; translated from the coding sequence ATGAGTTACCGTTTTCCGATCGCGCGCAAGATGCTGGCGCTGGCGGGCCGCGCCCGGCGCAACTGGCTGGACCGGCACCAGACCCCGGCGAACTACTGGATTCACATGCTCGGCATCCCGCTCGCGTTCGCGGGCCTGCCGCTGCTGTTTGTGGCGGAGTGGTATTGGGGGGCGGGGGCGATTGTGGCGGGCTACCTGCTCCAGTGGATCGGTCACCGCATTGAAGGGAACGACGTGGGCGAATTCATTCCGGTGAAGCGCCTGCTCGGGTTACCCGTGGTGGCGATCGCCCCACAACACAAACCGCGGGCGCTTCCAGCACCCGCGGTAAGAGAATAG
- the rpe gene encoding ribulose-phosphate 3-epimerase: MIAPSILAADFSRLGELVREVTKAGADRIHVDVMDGHFVPNLSMGSVVVKGLRPVTTIPLEVHLMVEDPGRFLDGFVKEGADTLIVHLEVLADPRPMLEHIKKALGKKVGLAFNPDMPVERIEPYLRDIDLALCMTVFPGFGGQAFIPDSLERLKKLRALVNEHNPACEIEVDGGIDARTIGAAAAAGANVFVAGTAVFGAPPGPAAALQNLAKLAGSRSGERPV; encoded by the coding sequence ATGATCGCACCCTCAATTCTGGCCGCCGACTTCTCCAGGCTCGGCGAACTCGTGCGCGAGGTCACAAAGGCCGGGGCCGACCGTATTCACGTCGACGTGATGGACGGGCACTTCGTCCCCAATCTGAGCATGGGTTCGGTCGTCGTGAAGGGACTGCGCCCGGTCACCACGATCCCGCTCGAAGTTCACCTGATGGTCGAAGACCCGGGCCGGTTCCTCGACGGGTTCGTCAAGGAGGGCGCGGACACGCTCATCGTTCACCTGGAAGTGCTCGCGGACCCGCGGCCGATGCTCGAACATATCAAGAAGGCGCTCGGGAAGAAGGTGGGGCTGGCGTTCAACCCGGACATGCCCGTTGAGCGCATCGAGCCGTACCTGCGCGACATCGATCTCGCGCTCTGCATGACCGTGTTCCCCGGCTTCGGCGGTCAGGCGTTCATCCCCGATAGCCTCGAACGGCTGAAGAAGCTCCGCGCGCTCGTGAACGAACACAACCCGGCGTGCGAGATCGAGGTGGACGGCGGAATCGACGCGCGGACGATCGGCGCCGCCGCCGCCGCGGGCGCGAACGTGTTCGTTGCGGGCACCGCGGTGTTCGGCGCCCCTCCCGGACCGGCTGCCGCCTTGCAGAACCTCGCGAAGTTGGCGGGCAGTCGTTCGGGCGAACGGCCGGTGTGA